In a single window of the Streptomyces sp. NBC_00353 genome:
- a CDS encoding MFS transporter, which translates to MSSQDQKGGSRMTASVPAQASRAADPGSGQARWLGLLVVCLGVMMAFVDVTSTISALGDIQSDLHVTASTLVWITSAYSLAVVSFVMSAGTFGDLVGRRRVFSLGAAVFLAGSVVAVFADSAGMLIAAQAIAGLGGSAVLPTSLAIVSATFTDPHERTSAIGIWAACSGVGLAIGPILAGALLEHFSWHAVYIANIVIAGAALLLAPVFVAESRHPTRKPDLAGLVLGTVMTASATYAIIQGGATGYTKAPIITMYVVFAVSLFMFVRVELRHPDPMLDLKLFRSASFSAVMGVAAVSVFGLVGVALLSVLYMERVGQTSPLDVGVRLLPLFGTFLLVTVAAARVLVHRVGFTPLITAGLVLIGAGSLALLATDASGGYGAMWPGLLVAGIGAGLLTAPSTASAVNSVPPQQEGMAAAAVNMARQLGTVLGPSVLGTVVTSRFPRNLHDRLVEAGVPSPQADRIVEGASHGGSATDLPASLARVVGTAVPRAFTDAVHLGNVIGGVVLIVMAVPTALFVRHKVHSPRTSAEA; encoded by the coding sequence ATGTCTTCGCAAGATCAAAAGGGCGGCAGCCGGATGACGGCGTCCGTTCCGGCCCAGGCTTCCCGCGCCGCGGACCCCGGCAGCGGACAGGCCCGCTGGCTTGGCCTTCTGGTGGTGTGTCTCGGCGTCATGATGGCCTTCGTCGACGTCACCTCCACCATCTCGGCCCTGGGCGATATACAAAGCGACCTGCACGTCACTGCGAGCACGCTGGTATGGATCACCAGCGCGTACAGCCTTGCTGTCGTGAGCTTCGTGATGTCCGCCGGGACCTTCGGCGACCTCGTGGGGCGTCGGCGCGTGTTCAGCCTGGGTGCCGCCGTCTTCCTGGCCGGCAGCGTAGTCGCTGTTTTCGCCGACAGCGCCGGCATGCTCATCGCCGCACAGGCGATCGCGGGCCTCGGCGGCTCAGCCGTGTTGCCGACAAGCCTGGCGATTGTCAGTGCCACTTTCACCGACCCGCACGAGCGCACCTCCGCGATCGGCATCTGGGCCGCGTGCTCCGGAGTGGGCCTGGCCATCGGCCCGATCCTCGCCGGAGCCCTGCTCGAACATTTCTCCTGGCACGCTGTCTACATCGCCAACATCGTCATCGCCGGCGCGGCCCTCCTCCTGGCCCCGGTCTTCGTAGCCGAGTCCAGGCACCCCACGCGCAAGCCCGATCTTGCGGGCCTCGTCCTGGGCACAGTGATGACGGCTTCGGCTACCTACGCGATCATTCAGGGTGGCGCCACCGGATACACCAAGGCGCCGATCATCACCATGTATGTGGTCTTCGCCGTATCTCTGTTCATGTTCGTACGCGTAGAACTCCGTCACCCCGACCCCATGCTGGACCTGAAGCTCTTTCGGAGCGCTTCCTTCTCGGCCGTCATGGGCGTGGCTGCTGTCAGCGTTTTCGGACTGGTCGGTGTCGCCCTGCTCAGCGTGCTCTACATGGAACGTGTGGGACAGACCAGCCCCCTTGACGTCGGCGTGCGCCTGCTGCCGCTGTTCGGAACGTTCCTCCTGGTCACCGTGGCGGCCGCCCGAGTGCTGGTACACCGGGTCGGCTTCACACCCTTGATCACTGCGGGCCTGGTCCTCATCGGAGCCGGGTCTCTCGCTCTGCTCGCGACCGATGCCTCGGGAGGTTACGGGGCGATGTGGCCCGGGCTGCTCGTGGCGGGCATCGGCGCGGGCCTGCTGACGGCGCCTTCGACGGCTTCCGCAGTCAACAGTGTCCCGCCACAACAGGAGGGCATGGCGGCAGCAGCGGTGAACATGGCTCGTCAGCTGGGAACGGTGCTCGGCCCCAGCGTGCTCGGAACTGTCGTCACCAGTCGCTTCCCCCGGAACCTCCATGACCGTCTCGTCGAGGCAGGCGTCCCGTCGCCGCAGGCGGACAGGATCGTGGAGGGTGCGTCACACGGCGGCAGCGCGACAGACCTCCCCGCATCCCTCGCTCGCGTGGTGGGAACCGCGGTACCGAGGGCGTTCACCGACGCCGTGCACTTGGGCAACGTCATAGGCGGAGTTGTACTGATCGTCATGGCCGTGCCTACGGCGCTGTTTGTCCGCCACAAGGTTCACAGTCCCCGGACATCCGCCGAAGCGTAA
- a CDS encoding DUF2269 family protein, which yields MAKFLLSIHVLAAILLIGPVTIAASLFPRFARQALADGPEQQSAKGSVRLLHRICRVYAVAGVSVPAFGIGTAQVMGVMGSAWLIASMALTAVAAVLLGIAVLGTQDNVVTQLDKPDQTSTAAESLIARLPRLSMITGLFALTWLIVVVLMIVRPGSTTGA from the coding sequence ATGGCCAAATTCCTGCTCAGCATCCACGTGCTGGCGGCGATCCTGCTCATCGGACCGGTCACCATTGCGGCGAGTTTGTTCCCGCGTTTTGCACGCCAGGCACTGGCCGACGGACCCGAGCAGCAATCGGCCAAGGGATCGGTCCGGCTGCTGCACCGGATCTGCCGGGTCTACGCTGTGGCCGGCGTCTCCGTCCCGGCCTTCGGTATCGGCACCGCCCAGGTGATGGGCGTGATGGGCAGCGCCTGGCTCATCGCCTCCATGGCTCTGACAGCGGTGGCCGCCGTCCTGCTGGGCATCGCGGTGCTCGGCACCCAGGACAACGTGGTCACCCAGCTCGACAAGCCCGACCAGACGTCGACCGCCGCGGAGTCCCTGATCGCCCGGCTGCCCCGCCTGTCGATGATCACCGGCCTGTTCGCCCTCACCTGGCTGATCGTGGTGGTCCTGATGATCGTCCGCCCCGGCTCGACGACAGGCGCATAA
- a CDS encoding MFS transporter — protein sequence MDASQASSRSRGVVATLAFAGITAAIMQTLVTPLIAELPQILHTTSSNAAWVITVTLLVAAVFVPVSGRLGDLLGKRRMLIACSVPLIAGSVVCALSSSVIPMIIGRGLQGMGMGMLPLGIALLRDVVPAEKLSSSIALVSASMGIGGGLGLPIASAVAQYTNWRVLFWGSAVLAVAVAALIWFLIPDVPAGAKGQRFDLPGALGLGAGLVSLLLAVSKGADWGWGSATTLGLFAAAVVILVGWGMWELRTRDPLVDLRTTARPRVLLTNLASIFVGTAMYASMLVVPQLLQFPEATGYGLGQSMLAAGLWMAPGGLMMMIVSPLGGKLTDARGPKFTLISGVLVIAAGYGLSLALMGSAWGLMLVTIVTSSGVGLAYGAMPALIMGSVPLSETAAANGFNTLMRSLGTSVGSAVIGVVLAQMTTTMGGYTFASEDGFRTALMIGGGVALLGAVIAAAIPAVRVVAGSGDETAPVTESDQAAVKA from the coding sequence ATGGATGCCTCCCAGGCATCAAGCCGCTCACGCGGTGTGGTCGCCACGCTGGCCTTCGCGGGCATCACGGCAGCGATCATGCAGACCCTGGTCACGCCGCTCATCGCGGAGCTGCCTCAGATCCTCCACACCACCTCGTCGAACGCCGCCTGGGTCATCACCGTCACCCTGCTCGTGGCGGCCGTCTTCGTGCCGGTCTCCGGACGCCTGGGCGACCTGCTGGGCAAGCGCCGGATGCTTATCGCGTGCTCGGTGCCGCTGATCGCGGGGTCGGTGGTGTGCGCACTGTCCTCCTCGGTCATCCCCATGATCATCGGACGTGGTCTGCAGGGCATGGGCATGGGCATGCTGCCGCTCGGCATCGCCCTTCTGCGTGACGTGGTCCCTGCGGAGAAGCTCAGCTCCTCGATCGCTCTGGTCAGCGCTTCCATGGGCATCGGCGGTGGCCTCGGCCTACCGATCGCCTCAGCGGTCGCCCAGTACACGAACTGGCGCGTGCTGTTCTGGGGCTCCGCGGTCCTGGCCGTAGCGGTTGCGGCTCTCATCTGGTTCCTGATCCCGGACGTACCGGCCGGCGCCAAGGGTCAGCGCTTCGACCTGCCGGGAGCGCTCGGCCTCGGCGCCGGCCTGGTCTCCCTGCTGCTCGCGGTCTCCAAGGGCGCCGACTGGGGCTGGGGCTCGGCGACCACGCTCGGCCTGTTCGCCGCAGCCGTCGTGATTCTGGTCGGATGGGGGATGTGGGAGCTGCGGACCCGCGACCCGCTGGTCGACCTTCGCACCACCGCCCGCCCCCGGGTGCTGCTCACCAACCTCGCCTCGATCTTCGTGGGCACCGCCATGTACGCCAGCATGCTGGTCGTGCCGCAGCTGCTGCAGTTCCCCGAGGCCACTGGTTACGGTCTGGGCCAGTCGATGCTCGCCGCCGGCCTGTGGATGGCTCCCGGCGGGCTCATGATGATGATCGTCTCCCCGCTCGGCGGGAAGCTCACCGATGCCCGAGGCCCGAAGTTCACGCTGATCTCCGGGGTCCTGGTCATCGCGGCCGGTTACGGTCTGTCGCTGGCACTGATGGGCTCGGCCTGGGGTCTCATGCTGGTCACCATCGTGACCAGCAGCGGTGTGGGCCTCGCCTACGGTGCGATGCCCGCCCTGATCATGGGTTCGGTCCCGCTCTCCGAGACCGCCGCCGCCAACGGCTTCAACACGCTGATGCGCTCGCTCGGCACCTCGGTCGGCTCGGCCGTGATCGGAGTGGTCCTCGCCCAGATGACCACCACGATGGGCGGCTACACCTTCGCCTCCGAGGACGGCTTCCGCACTGCTCTGATGATCGGCGGCGGCGTCGCCCTGCTCGGCGCGGTGATCGCAGCTGCCATTCCGGCAGTCCGCGTGGTGGCAGGCTCCGGCGACGAGACCGCCCCTGTCACCGAATCCGATCAGGCCGCGGTCAAGGCCTGA
- a CDS encoding MarR family winged helix-turn-helix transcriptional regulator produces MVRPTSDVEYEQMLLSRHGLVHHRNVRREGGLERSAYILLSRIRVQGPMSIGELSAALGLDTSTLNRQTGAAMRSGLVDRIPDPDGGMARKFRVTDKGASLLDEERERTVDNLDRVMADWSDEDIAGFAAYLKRFNTDIERLAGRPWPRP; encoded by the coding sequence ATGGTCAGGCCCACGAGTGACGTCGAGTACGAGCAGATGTTGCTCAGCCGCCACGGACTCGTTCACCACAGGAACGTCCGGCGCGAAGGCGGGCTGGAGCGCAGCGCTTACATACTGCTGAGCCGCATTCGTGTCCAAGGACCCATGTCCATCGGTGAACTGAGCGCCGCCCTCGGACTCGACACATCCACTCTCAACCGGCAGACCGGCGCAGCGATGCGCTCCGGCCTCGTGGACCGCATCCCCGACCCCGACGGCGGGATGGCCCGCAAGTTCCGCGTCACGGACAAGGGTGCGAGCCTGCTCGACGAGGAACGCGAACGCACCGTCGACAACCTGGACCGGGTCATGGCCGACTGGTCGGACGAGGACATCGCGGGCTTCGCCGCCTACCTCAAACGGTTCAACACCGACATCGAACGTCTCGCCGGACGCCCCTGGCCCCGGCCGTGA
- a CDS encoding MFS transporter: MTGYRQILAVPGMASLLGVSLLARTAITAVVMALTMYVVLGLNMSYAAAGGVTAALTTGLALGGPLLGRVIDRRGLRAVLLVTVAVQVVFWLSVPILPYRALLGAAFAAGLLMVPAQPVTRQAIAAMTTAEQRRAAFALESVQGELSYMVGPAVVILCAAKVSPGVVAWGLGAAIVAGGTGIALLNPPLRAEDEADAGATGRPPRREWLRVGMMAVLTMAFGTTTLLSGVDLAIVATLEEGGQVSWAAVVVAVLGVTSVVGGLIYGALSRSVPTWLLLGLLGLVTIPAGLAHDWPWLCVAVVGTGFLAAPTLSAVADAVSRLAPASVRGEATGLQSSAQSAGFALGSPIVGVVIDASVPAGGFAAAGLAGLAAALTGCLLSRRCPSPRPPTSARRESARRTDATHVQ; encoded by the coding sequence GTGACCGGATACCGGCAGATACTCGCCGTGCCAGGGATGGCATCGCTGTTGGGCGTTTCCCTTCTCGCCCGTACCGCGATCACGGCTGTCGTGATGGCACTGACGATGTATGTCGTGCTGGGCCTGAATATGAGCTATGCGGCAGCCGGCGGTGTCACGGCGGCTCTGACCACCGGGCTGGCGCTGGGCGGGCCGCTGCTTGGCCGCGTGATCGATCGGCGGGGCCTGCGTGCGGTGCTGCTGGTAACTGTCGCAGTGCAGGTCGTGTTCTGGCTGAGCGTGCCGATCCTGCCGTACAGGGCCCTATTGGGTGCCGCCTTTGCGGCGGGTCTACTGATGGTGCCGGCCCAGCCGGTGACCAGGCAGGCGATCGCCGCGATGACGACGGCGGAACAGCGCCGGGCCGCGTTCGCGCTGGAGTCGGTGCAAGGCGAGCTGTCGTACATGGTGGGCCCGGCGGTCGTGATCCTGTGCGCCGCGAAGGTGTCCCCCGGTGTGGTGGCGTGGGGGCTCGGCGCCGCGATCGTGGCCGGCGGAACCGGGATCGCCTTGCTCAACCCGCCGCTGCGTGCCGAGGACGAGGCGGATGCCGGCGCGACGGGACGGCCCCCGCGACGGGAGTGGCTGCGCGTCGGCATGATGGCCGTACTGACGATGGCGTTCGGTACTACGACGCTGCTCAGCGGCGTCGACCTCGCCATCGTCGCCACGCTCGAAGAAGGAGGTCAGGTGTCCTGGGCCGCCGTGGTCGTGGCCGTGCTCGGCGTGACCTCTGTCGTCGGCGGGCTGATCTACGGCGCGCTGTCCCGGTCGGTGCCCACGTGGTTGCTGCTCGGCTTGCTCGGGCTCGTGACGATTCCTGCGGGGCTTGCCCACGACTGGCCCTGGTTGTGCGTGGCCGTTGTCGGCACCGGGTTTCTCGCCGCGCCGACCCTTTCCGCGGTGGCCGACGCGGTGAGCCGACTGGCGCCGGCCAGCGTGCGGGGTGAGGCGACAGGTCTGCAATCCTCGGCGCAGAGTGCGGGTTTCGCGCTCGGATCCCCGATCGTCGGGGTGGTAATCGACGCCTCCGTGCCGGCGGGCGGCTTCGCGGCGGCCGGGCTGGCCGGCCTCGCCGCCGCGCTGACTGGATGCCTGCTGTCCCGCCGCTGTCCGTCGCCTCGGCCGCCCACTTCAGCTCGTCGCGAGTCGGCGAGAAGAACAGATGCAACTCATGTTCAGTGA
- a CDS encoding LysR family transcriptional regulator, giving the protein MARDLETALLRSFVTIVQAGSISRAATTLGHTQSALSQQVRKLERAIGRPLLYRSPSGVSLTRAGEELLPYAERILSLSAQALTETGRTLTGRCGVGLLEDLAASQLPQALADLARLHPGATLEVLSMSNAAMREAYDTGRVQLVLNEVPAVPGPPRWTVRRPLVWAIGQGVDVAADPLPVVLFSNMCSWRTAVLETLERADRPWRVAFESNSLVGVLAAVRAGLGVAALMPTNLEPAMACHDADALPTLPDVELGLARHPRSEGDPLIDAVETALRRMI; this is encoded by the coding sequence ATGGCCAGGGATCTTGAAACCGCATTGCTGCGGTCCTTCGTCACCATCGTGCAAGCGGGCAGCATCAGCCGCGCCGCGACCACGCTTGGACATACCCAGTCCGCGCTCAGCCAGCAGGTGCGCAAGCTTGAGAGGGCCATCGGCCGTCCGCTGCTTTACCGATCACCGTCCGGTGTTTCGCTGACCCGGGCGGGCGAGGAGCTCCTGCCGTACGCCGAACGCATTCTCTCGCTCTCCGCACAGGCACTCACCGAAACCGGGCGCACGCTTACCGGCCGCTGCGGCGTCGGGTTGCTCGAAGACCTCGCTGCGTCCCAGCTTCCGCAGGCCCTCGCCGACCTCGCCCGGCTGCACCCCGGCGCAACCCTGGAAGTGCTCAGCATGTCCAACGCCGCGATGCGGGAGGCCTACGACACGGGCCGCGTCCAACTCGTGCTCAACGAGGTGCCGGCCGTTCCCGGACCGCCGCGCTGGACGGTACGCCGCCCGCTGGTCTGGGCGATCGGCCAGGGTGTGGACGTGGCTGCCGATCCGCTGCCGGTGGTGCTGTTCTCGAACATGTGCTCCTGGCGTACGGCGGTGCTGGAAACCCTGGAACGCGCCGATCGGCCCTGGCGGGTGGCGTTCGAAAGCAACAGCCTGGTCGGTGTGCTCGCCGCAGTACGGGCAGGGCTCGGCGTCGCGGCGCTCATGCCCACGAACCTAGAACCGGCCATGGCCTGCCACGACGCGGACGCCCTGCCCACCCTGCCGGACGTCGAGCTCGGCCTCGCACGGCACCCACGATCCGAAGGCGATCCGCTGATCGATGCCGTTGAGACCGCGCTACGACGCATGATCTGA
- a CDS encoding LppU/SCO3897 family protein, which yields MTTPPPGRDPHTQPLNAPYGHQGGNPYSHPAVAPVPARRMSLKGIVRGVGGVVVAAVVVFGIYETWFAGAATADAGDCLNAANWTATSVVSVGDPEFEIVDCGDPKAEFKVMSRESGTDGTCDPQHRRYTQGGSGRDFTLCLDPVK from the coding sequence TTGACCACTCCGCCGCCTGGCCGTGATCCGCACACCCAGCCCCTCAACGCTCCCTACGGTCATCAGGGCGGCAACCCGTACAGCCACCCCGCCGTCGCGCCGGTCCCTGCCCGCCGCATGAGTCTCAAGGGAATCGTGAGGGGAGTCGGCGGTGTCGTCGTGGCCGCCGTTGTCGTCTTCGGCATCTACGAAACCTGGTTTGCGGGCGCCGCGACCGCCGATGCGGGCGACTGCTTGAACGCTGCCAACTGGACGGCCACCAGCGTGGTCAGCGTCGGCGATCCTGAGTTCGAGATCGTGGACTGCGGTGACCCCAAGGCCGAGTTCAAGGTCATGAGCAGAGAATCCGGCACAGACGGAACCTGCGACCCCCAGCACAGGAGATACACCCAGGGCGGCTCCGGCCGGGACTTCACGCTCTGCCTCGATCCCGTTAAATGA
- a CDS encoding aminoglycoside phosphotransferase family protein, whose product MLTAGADGRAGINTALVKRLITTQFPQWSRLPVVPVAVDGWDNRTYRLGDGMTVRLPTAAGYAPAVDKECDWLPRLAPALPVAVPTVLAKGAPGAGYPYPWSVRGWLPGETASPERVDDMTQFATSLAGFILALQRCDPTGGPLAGAHSGYRGASPAHYDDETRRCITALSGRIDTVRATETWQAALEAQWRGTPVWFHGDIGGNNLLVTDGKLSAVIDFGTSGIGDPACDLVIAWTMLREESREAFRDTVDQDDGTWARARGWALWKSLLTLTQCSDPRDGQVAIHLDVIDAVLADHERFA is encoded by the coding sequence GTGCTTACAGCTGGTGCGGACGGGCGCGCGGGAATCAACACCGCCCTGGTGAAGCGGTTGATCACCACCCAGTTCCCTCAGTGGAGCCGTCTGCCCGTGGTCCCGGTGGCTGTGGACGGCTGGGACAACCGCACCTACCGCCTCGGTGACGGCATGACGGTCCGCCTGCCCACCGCAGCCGGCTACGCCCCTGCGGTCGACAAGGAATGCGACTGGCTGCCTCGCCTGGCCCCCGCGCTGCCGGTGGCTGTCCCCACCGTCCTGGCCAAGGGAGCCCCCGGCGCGGGATACCCCTACCCCTGGTCCGTGCGCGGCTGGCTGCCCGGCGAGACGGCTTCTCCCGAACGCGTCGACGACATGACCCAGTTCGCCACCAGTCTCGCCGGGTTCATCCTCGCCCTTCAGCGCTGTGACCCCACGGGCGGTCCTCTCGCCGGGGCGCACAGCGGCTATCGCGGCGCGTCACCCGCCCACTACGACGACGAGACGCGTCGCTGCATCACCGCTCTGAGCGGCCGGATCGACACCGTGAGGGCCACCGAGACCTGGCAAGCGGCACTCGAGGCCCAATGGCGTGGAACTCCGGTGTGGTTCCACGGCGACATCGGCGGCAACAACCTTCTTGTCACCGACGGCAAGCTGTCGGCCGTCATCGACTTCGGCACCTCGGGCATCGGCGACCCCGCCTGCGATCTCGTGATCGCCTGGACGATGCTCCGCGAGGAAAGCCGCGAGGCATTCCGGGACACAGTCGACCAGGATGACGGCACCTGGGCCAGGGCCAGGGGCTGGGCGCTGTGGAAGTCCCTGCTGACGTTGACCCAGTGCTCCGATCCCAGGGACGGGCAAGTCGCTATCCATCTCGATGTGATCGACGCGGTGCTGGCGGACCACGAACGCTTCGCGTAA
- a CDS encoding lamin tail domain-containing protein, whose protein sequence is MSASVSARRIAATVLAAGAVVSAVALPASAHDNDRHRQPRVEISAVQADSPGRDTRTNRSLNAEWVELTNNDRRAVNLDGWTLRGENGRRYRFDDVRLAGRATVRIHTGIGRDTRTDLYQDRRNYVWGDRSDTATLRDDRGRTVDTESWGRGWGHYRR, encoded by the coding sequence ATGTCTGCTTCTGTATCCGCCCGCCGTATCGCGGCCACTGTCCTGGCCGCCGGCGCCGTCGTCTCCGCTGTCGCCCTGCCGGCCTCCGCGCATGACAACGACCGCCACCGGCAGCCGCGGGTCGAGATCAGCGCCGTGCAGGCCGACAGCCCCGGCCGCGACACCCGCACCAACCGGTCGCTGAACGCCGAGTGGGTCGAGCTCACCAACAACGACCGCCGCGCGGTGAACCTGGATGGCTGGACGCTGCGCGGCGAGAACGGCCGCCGCTACCGCTTCGACGATGTCCGCCTCGCCGGCCGTGCCACCGTCCGTATCCACACCGGTATCGGCCGTGACACCCGCACCGACCTTTATCAGGACCGCCGCAACTACGTATGGGGCGACCGCTCCGACACTGCGACCCTGCGCGACGACCGTGGCCGCACTGTCGACACCGAGTCCTGGGGCCGGGGTTGGGGCCACTACCGCCGCTGA
- a CDS encoding YHYH protein has protein sequence MIDVLKRPFVSGTMHWHKYLRVTTTATERRFKGNGLPDHPTGRFPVQKGTPAYKYYAEIPAHGYPNAAAIPIKPWNLDVTVPRDPSVQAQPTCIDQLTTGMALAGGTFHLEVATDAEDRPVDPNAALPLDRCWGHPYDTQYHYHGPSQTCFGSKPSRGSASTRSRSRHSPLVGYAIDGFGIFGPRGEGGKIVRNRDLDVCHGHTHAIMWDSKKVVMYHYHLNGEYPYSIGCFRGKPVTVPGSGHGWH, from the coding sequence GTGATCGACGTACTCAAGCGCCCGTTCGTGTCGGGGACCATGCACTGGCACAAGTACCTGAGGGTGACGACGACCGCGACCGAGAGGCGCTTCAAGGGCAACGGGCTCCCGGACCATCCCACCGGGCGCTTCCCCGTCCAGAAGGGCACCCCCGCCTACAAGTACTACGCGGAGATTCCCGCGCACGGGTACCCCAACGCCGCCGCGATCCCCATCAAGCCGTGGAACCTCGACGTCACCGTTCCACGCGATCCGTCGGTCCAGGCGCAGCCCACGTGCATCGACCAGCTGACGACCGGGATGGCTCTGGCGGGCGGCACCTTTCACCTGGAGGTGGCCACCGACGCGGAGGACCGACCGGTCGACCCCAACGCAGCCCTGCCGCTGGACCGCTGCTGGGGCCATCCGTACGACACGCAGTACCACTACCACGGCCCCTCGCAGACCTGCTTCGGCAGCAAGCCTTCGAGGGGGTCCGCGAGCACCCGTTCCCGTTCCCGGCACTCACCGCTGGTGGGATACGCCATCGACGGCTTCGGGATTTTCGGGCCGCGCGGCGAGGGCGGAAAGATCGTCAGGAACAGGGATCTGGACGTCTGTCACGGTCACACACACGCGATCATGTGGGACAGCAAGAAGGTCGTCATGTACCACTACCACCTCAACGGAGAGTATCCGTACTCCATCGGATGTTTCCGGGGGAAGCCGGTGACGGTGCCCGGGTCCGGGCACGGCTGGCACTAG
- a CDS encoding CU044_5270 family protein, whose protein sequence is MPADERVLTSILSTPAEGAHASVRRSHRRGRRWLLVSGLATAAAAFAPVVTNMWGTAPQPAYAITPKPLAYQAGNRPAAEVLEEIAQRIEGLANDAPHGGTQRFVQESWSLSTRIDGAQVTSAIIPERRTTWKKPDGSQKWTVRTLKPQFQNDAQRERWGAAGSVGADPQEHSDSSGPADMSDPRNHEAPTGPSAMKRWLAEGYETSGPGETFDSVAERLLDRHFSPAQRAAVLRALKDTQGIKYRGSVEDRAGRVGAAFTVASRYGGLPKEQTLLFDPKNGNLLAYEEELTHDAGKLNVKPPAVVLYITYL, encoded by the coding sequence ATGCCGGCTGACGAGCGGGTGCTCACATCGATTCTTTCCACGCCGGCCGAGGGCGCGCATGCGAGTGTTCGCCGTTCGCATCGGCGTGGCCGGCGTTGGCTGCTGGTCAGTGGCCTGGCCACGGCTGCTGCGGCTTTCGCTCCGGTGGTCACCAACATGTGGGGGACGGCGCCCCAGCCCGCGTACGCCATCACCCCCAAGCCCCTGGCCTACCAGGCCGGTAACCGTCCGGCCGCGGAAGTCCTGGAGGAGATCGCCCAGCGCATCGAGGGGCTTGCCAATGATGCACCCCACGGTGGCACACAGCGCTTCGTCCAGGAGAGCTGGTCACTGTCCACCCGGATCGACGGCGCGCAGGTGACCTCGGCGATCATTCCGGAGCGGCGCACGACCTGGAAGAAGCCCGACGGGTCGCAGAAGTGGACCGTCCGTACCCTCAAGCCTCAGTTCCAGAACGACGCGCAGCGCGAGAGGTGGGGAGCAGCCGGGTCAGTGGGCGCCGATCCGCAGGAGCACTCGGATTCCTCCGGGCCCGCCGACATGTCCGACCCGAGAAACCACGAGGCCCCCACCGGCCCGAGCGCCATGAAGCGCTGGCTCGCCGAGGGCTACGAAACATCCGGTCCCGGCGAGACGTTCGACTCCGTCGCCGAGCGCCTCCTGGACCGGCACTTCTCGCCCGCCCAGAGGGCAGCCGTCCTGCGTGCGCTCAAGGACACGCAGGGCATCAAATATCGGGGCAGCGTCGAGGATCGCGCGGGCCGGGTCGGTGCCGCCTTCACCGTTGCATCGCGATACGGAGGACTCCCCAAAGAACAGACCCTGCTGTTCGACCCGAAAAACGGGAATCTCCTCGCCTATGAGGAAGAACTCACCCACGACGCAGGAAAGTTGAACGTCAAACCACCCGCTGTCGTCCTCTACATCACCTACCTGTAA
- a CDS encoding RNA polymerase sigma factor — translation METTSDEQRFTELYRRHYSAVDAYVRRRIHGDHVADVVAEVFLVAWRRFAELPEGKALAWLYGVARRTLANAYRSDEHRLRVSEWLKAQPHHEGGDHTQDVALRLEMATAFDALSEADQEVLRLALWDEVASSQGAKILGCGVGAYQVRLHRARKRLKNGLTLRLLDETAPQWDALVQSATTKRGEAGA, via the coding sequence GTGGAGACTACGAGCGACGAGCAGCGGTTCACCGAGCTCTACAGGCGGCACTATTCGGCCGTCGATGCCTACGTGCGCCGGCGGATCCACGGCGACCACGTGGCGGACGTGGTCGCCGAGGTATTCCTGGTCGCCTGGCGCAGATTTGCTGAGCTGCCCGAAGGCAAGGCGTTGGCCTGGCTGTACGGGGTGGCACGCCGGACCCTGGCCAATGCCTATCGGTCGGACGAGCATCGATTGCGCGTGTCCGAGTGGTTGAAGGCCCAGCCGCACCACGAGGGCGGGGATCACACCCAGGATGTCGCGCTGCGCCTGGAGATGGCCACTGCGTTCGACGCTCTGAGCGAAGCGGACCAGGAGGTGCTTCGGCTGGCGTTGTGGGACGAGGTGGCTTCCTCGCAAGGAGCCAAGATTCTTGGCTGTGGCGTGGGTGCTTATCAGGTACGTCTCCATCGTGCACGCAAGCGCCTCAAGAACGGGCTCACTCTCCGGCTTCTTGATGAAACTGCACCGCAATGGGATGCCTTGGTGCAGTCGGCAACGACGAAGCGGGGTGAAGCAGGTGCGTGA